Proteins encoded within one genomic window of Megalopta genalis isolate 19385.01 chromosome 10, iyMegGena1_principal, whole genome shotgun sequence:
- the LOC117220043 gene encoding dynactin subunit 4 isoform X1, translating to MSYLNQPDYVRYVCSCGSLKPISQTYFCRHCSKIRCGYCNCQEIDTYYCPNCLENSTFVEARLEKNKCSNCFECPCCFHTLSTRAGHIPFKTAPPEGGESKDAKTPPKKFYYLFCSMCRWTSRDAGIPDQTIATGGWPEQENPHVGRINTLIEYHKILASIEKLEWEKNIRPKCPSVDAYAIIPLSLKRIVYPTYTASKYQSSDQPPPSIASENVEELPANIFTDPVDITKITTLEQRLQHLEMQVENMNELRPQRRKYLVKRSERCRACEHSVSKPDLCAQSTKFKIQLAAYYHVPEVRIVTCEPLRSGETSELLLKFCNPTQHQTQITLLPLDAPMSPIEITSKEGDVKEENVQQDSESPNLLPSIVQQIPITEDTKPIKVTINADVLLPQASIILAPRDDAAEYDDTGDTYDLQDDPKHIVWRKGNKTVIKIYITPHNSLEEHKENEPIIIGFVMQYEHVNTITTLENKASKKLDLKVKLYLTVGNIVGNA from the exons ATGTCATATTTAAATCAGCCCGATTACGTGCGTTACGTTTGTAGCTGTGGATCTTTGAAACCAATATCACAAACTTATTTTTGTAGGCACTGTTCGAAAATAAGATGCGGCTACTGTAACTGTCAAGAA ATCGACACATATTATTGTCCTAATTGCTTGGAAAATTCCACATTTGTAGAAGCACGACTCGAGAAGAATAA ATGTTCAAATTGTTTTGAATGTCCTTGTTGCTTTCATACCTTGTCTACAAGAGCAGGGCATATACCCTTTAAAACAGCACCTCCTGAAGGAGGAGAATCCAAAGATGCTAAAACACCACCAAAGAAATTTTACTACTTATTTTGTTCAATGTGTAGATGGACTTCTAGAGATGCTGGTATTCCTGATCAAACTATTG CTACTGGAGGTTGGCCTGAACAAGAAAATCCACATGTAGGACGAATTAATACTTTAATTGAATATCATAAAATATTGGCTTCCATAGAGAAGCTAGAGTGGGAGAAAAATATTCGACCAAAGTGTCCTTCTGTGGAT GCCTATGCTATAATACCTTTGTCTCTCAAACGGATTGTTTATCCTACATATACTGCCAGTAAATACCAATCTAGCGATCAACCTCCTCCATCTATTGCTAGTGAAAATGTGGAAGAACTACCAGCAAACATTTTTACAGATCCAGTGGATATTACTAAAA TTACTACATTGGAACAAAGATTACAACACTTGGAGATGCAAGTAGAAAACATGAATGAATTACGTCCACAGCGCCGAAAATATTTAGTTAAAAGATCAGAACGCTGTAGAGCATGTGAGCATAGTGTTAGTAAACCGGACCTCTGTGCACAATCCACCAAGTTCAAGATTCAACTTGCTGCATA TTATCATGTACCAGAAGTAAGAATTGTTACTTGTGAACCATTGAGATCTGGTGAAACAAGCGAACTGCTTTTAAAATTTTGTAATCCAACTCAACATCAAACTCAAATAACATTGTTACCATTGGATGCGCCAATGAGTCCTATAGAAATTACATCCAAGGAAGGAGATGTAAAAGAAGAAAATGTTCAACAG GATTCAGAGTCTCCAAATTTATTGCCGTCTATCGTACAGCAAATTCCTATCACTGAAGACACTAAACCCATAAAAGTTACTATAAATGCAGATGTACTTTTGCCTCAAGCTTCTATAATACTTGCACCTAGAGATGATGCCGCTGAATATGATGATACAGGTGACACTTATGACTTACAAGATGATCCCAA GCATATAGTTTGGCGAAAAGGTAACAAGACAGTAATAAAAATCTATATAACTCCGCACAATAGTTTGGAGGAACACAAAGAAAATGAACCAATCATTATTGGGTTTGTTATGCAGTATGAACACGTGAATACGATTACAACGCTAGAAAATAAAGCGTCTAAAAAGCTGGATCTAAAAGTGAAGTTGTATTTGACTGTTGGAAATATTGTCGGCAATGCTTAA
- the LOC117220043 gene encoding dynactin subunit 4 isoform X2: MSYLNQPDYVRYVCSCGSLKPISQTYFCRHCSKIRCGYCNCQEIDTYYCPNCLENSTFVEARLEKNKCSNCFECPCCFHTLSTRAGHIPFKTAPPEGGESKDAKTPPKKFYYLFCSMCRWTSRDAGIPDQTIATGGWPEQENPHVGRINTLIEYHKILASIEKLEWEKNIRPKCPSVDAYAIIPLSLKRIVYPTYTASKYQSSDQPPPSIASENVEELPANIFTDPVDITKITTLEQRLQHLEMQVENMNELRPQRRKYLVKRSERCRACEHSVSKPDLCAQSTKFKIQLAAYYHVPEVRIVTCEPLRSGETSELLLKFCNPTQHQTQITLLPLDAPMSPIEITSKEGDVKEENVQQDSESPNLLPSIVQQIPITEDTKPIKVTINADVLLPQASIILAPRDDAAEYDDTGI; this comes from the exons ATGTCATATTTAAATCAGCCCGATTACGTGCGTTACGTTTGTAGCTGTGGATCTTTGAAACCAATATCACAAACTTATTTTTGTAGGCACTGTTCGAAAATAAGATGCGGCTACTGTAACTGTCAAGAA ATCGACACATATTATTGTCCTAATTGCTTGGAAAATTCCACATTTGTAGAAGCACGACTCGAGAAGAATAA ATGTTCAAATTGTTTTGAATGTCCTTGTTGCTTTCATACCTTGTCTACAAGAGCAGGGCATATACCCTTTAAAACAGCACCTCCTGAAGGAGGAGAATCCAAAGATGCTAAAACACCACCAAAGAAATTTTACTACTTATTTTGTTCAATGTGTAGATGGACTTCTAGAGATGCTGGTATTCCTGATCAAACTATTG CTACTGGAGGTTGGCCTGAACAAGAAAATCCACATGTAGGACGAATTAATACTTTAATTGAATATCATAAAATATTGGCTTCCATAGAGAAGCTAGAGTGGGAGAAAAATATTCGACCAAAGTGTCCTTCTGTGGAT GCCTATGCTATAATACCTTTGTCTCTCAAACGGATTGTTTATCCTACATATACTGCCAGTAAATACCAATCTAGCGATCAACCTCCTCCATCTATTGCTAGTGAAAATGTGGAAGAACTACCAGCAAACATTTTTACAGATCCAGTGGATATTACTAAAA TTACTACATTGGAACAAAGATTACAACACTTGGAGATGCAAGTAGAAAACATGAATGAATTACGTCCACAGCGCCGAAAATATTTAGTTAAAAGATCAGAACGCTGTAGAGCATGTGAGCATAGTGTTAGTAAACCGGACCTCTGTGCACAATCCACCAAGTTCAAGATTCAACTTGCTGCATA TTATCATGTACCAGAAGTAAGAATTGTTACTTGTGAACCATTGAGATCTGGTGAAACAAGCGAACTGCTTTTAAAATTTTGTAATCCAACTCAACATCAAACTCAAATAACATTGTTACCATTGGATGCGCCAATGAGTCCTATAGAAATTACATCCAAGGAAGGAGATGTAAAAGAAGAAAATGTTCAACAG GATTCAGAGTCTCCAAATTTATTGCCGTCTATCGTACAGCAAATTCCTATCACTGAAGACACTAAACCCATAAAAGTTACTATAAATGCAGATGTACTTTTGCCTCAAGCTTCTATAATACTTGCACCTAGAGATGATGCCGCTGAATATGATGATACAG GCATATAG
- the Cbs gene encoding cystathionine beta-synthase isoform X1: MASMEPYRPDRLSNCTWKLNATNSPHTVRTEVPDCNTILPNILTAIGQTPMIKLNNIPKLYGIKCDIFVKCEFLNPGGSVKDRIAYRMIQDAEKKNLLKPGYTIIEPTSGNTGIGLAMAAAVKGYKCIIVMPEKMSDEKVNTLKILGATIVRTPTEASWDSPESHINVAKKLEKEIPNSIVLDQYINSGNPLAHYDQTALEIWKQCDGKIDYLIAGAGTGGTISGIGRKFKELSPQTQIIAIDPEGSILANSPELQDEVGFYEVEGIGYDFIPTALDHSVIDKWIKTKDNESFNAARMLIRHEGLLCGGSSGAALAATLKFVKDFPEGTRVVVLLPDGIRNYMTKFVSDHWMEARGFLEVSCQNDANKWWWNIPISRLAFNKVPMFNDNLTCQEAVHTFEETKLQQLVISNDNKHVNGVIIFNTFMSKLVSGAIQLTESIKKHMTKHFVKVKLSASLGQLSRILEKENYAIILDEQHNNNFVAIVNQSHILNFITKSNGTMNSDS, from the exons ATGGCATCAATGGAACCGTATCGACCTGACCGACTCAGTAATTGCACGTGGAAATTAAATGCAACAAATTCACCACATACTGTTAGAACAGA AGTACCTGACTGTAATACAATATTGCCTAATATACTGACAGCTATTGGACAAACACCGATGataaaattaaacaatatcCCTAAGTTGTATGGAATTAAATGTGACATTT TTGTAAAATGTGAATTTCTTAATCCTGGTGGATCTGTAAAGGATAGAATTGCATATAGAATGATTCAAGAtgcagaaaaaaagaatttgttGAAACCAGGATATACCATCATTGAACCTACAAGTGGTAACACGGGAATTGGCTTAGCAATGGCTGCAGCAGTGAAAGGTTACAAATGTATTATTGTTATGCCAGAAAAGATGTCAGATGAAAAAGTAAATACACTTAAAATACTTGGTGCTACAATTGTTAGGACACCAACAGAAGCAAGTTGGGACAGTCCGGAGAGTCATATTAACGTTGCTAAAAAGCTTGAAAAGGAAATACCAAATAGTATTGTTCTTGATCAG TATATTAATTCTGGAAATCCATTGGCTCATTATGATCAAACTGCATTGGAAATATGGAAACAGTGTGATGGCAAAATAGATTATTTGATAGCTGGAGCTGGTACTGGCGGCACTATTTCTGGAATTGGTCGTAAATTTAAGGAATTGTCTCCACAGACACAAATTATTGCTATAGATCCTGAAGGGAGTATTTTAGCTAATTCACCAGAATTACAAGACGAGGTTGGCTTttatgaagtagaaggaattgg tTATGACTTCATTCCAACAGCTTTGGATCACAGTGTGATTGATAAATGGATCAAAACTAAAGATAATGAATCATTTAATGCTGCTAGAATGCTTATACGCCACGAAGGTTTATTATGTGGTGGCAGTAGTGGTGCTGCACTTGCAGCTACTCTTAAATTTGTTAAAGATTTTCCTGAAGGAACACGAGTGGTTGTCCTTTTACCTGATGGAATACGAAACTATATGACAAAATTTGTGTCTGATCATTGGATGGAAGCTAGAGGCTTTTTG GAAGTTTCGTGCCAAAATGACGCAAATAAATGGTGGTGGAATATACCGATTTCGCGTTTAGCTTTTAACAAGGTACCTATGTTTAACGATAATCTAACATGTCAAGAAGCTGTCCATACTTTTGAGGAGACTAAACTTCAACAACTAGTCATTAGTAACGACAATAAGCATGTAAATGgtgttattatttttaatacgtTTATGTCAAAATTAGTATCTGGTGCAATACAACTTACAGAATCTATAAAGAAACATATGACAAAACATTTCGTTAAAGTGAAATTATCAGCAAGTCTTGGACAACTGTCACGTATTcttgaaaaagaaaattatgCTATTATCTTAGATGaacaacataataataattttgttgctATCGTAAACCAGTCCCATATATTGAATTTTATCACAAAAAGTAATGGTACAATGAATTCCGAtagttaa
- the Cbs gene encoding cystathionine beta-synthase isoform X2 translates to MCYKNNSCFFSMLIVPDCNTILPNILTAIGQTPMIKLNNIPKLYGIKCDIFVKCEFLNPGGSVKDRIAYRMIQDAEKKNLLKPGYTIIEPTSGNTGIGLAMAAAVKGYKCIIVMPEKMSDEKVNTLKILGATIVRTPTEASWDSPESHINVAKKLEKEIPNSIVLDQYINSGNPLAHYDQTALEIWKQCDGKIDYLIAGAGTGGTISGIGRKFKELSPQTQIIAIDPEGSILANSPELQDEVGFYEVEGIGYDFIPTALDHSVIDKWIKTKDNESFNAARMLIRHEGLLCGGSSGAALAATLKFVKDFPEGTRVVVLLPDGIRNYMTKFVSDHWMEARGFLEVSCQNDANKWWWNIPISRLAFNKVPMFNDNLTCQEAVHTFEETKLQQLVISNDNKHVNGVIIFNTFMSKLVSGAIQLTESIKKHMTKHFVKVKLSASLGQLSRILEKENYAIILDEQHNNNFVAIVNQSHILNFITKSNGTMNSDS, encoded by the exons ATGTGTTACAAAAATAATAGCTGTTTTTTTTCAATGCTAAT AGTACCTGACTGTAATACAATATTGCCTAATATACTGACAGCTATTGGACAAACACCGATGataaaattaaacaatatcCCTAAGTTGTATGGAATTAAATGTGACATTT TTGTAAAATGTGAATTTCTTAATCCTGGTGGATCTGTAAAGGATAGAATTGCATATAGAATGATTCAAGAtgcagaaaaaaagaatttgttGAAACCAGGATATACCATCATTGAACCTACAAGTGGTAACACGGGAATTGGCTTAGCAATGGCTGCAGCAGTGAAAGGTTACAAATGTATTATTGTTATGCCAGAAAAGATGTCAGATGAAAAAGTAAATACACTTAAAATACTTGGTGCTACAATTGTTAGGACACCAACAGAAGCAAGTTGGGACAGTCCGGAGAGTCATATTAACGTTGCTAAAAAGCTTGAAAAGGAAATACCAAATAGTATTGTTCTTGATCAG TATATTAATTCTGGAAATCCATTGGCTCATTATGATCAAACTGCATTGGAAATATGGAAACAGTGTGATGGCAAAATAGATTATTTGATAGCTGGAGCTGGTACTGGCGGCACTATTTCTGGAATTGGTCGTAAATTTAAGGAATTGTCTCCACAGACACAAATTATTGCTATAGATCCTGAAGGGAGTATTTTAGCTAATTCACCAGAATTACAAGACGAGGTTGGCTTttatgaagtagaaggaattgg tTATGACTTCATTCCAACAGCTTTGGATCACAGTGTGATTGATAAATGGATCAAAACTAAAGATAATGAATCATTTAATGCTGCTAGAATGCTTATACGCCACGAAGGTTTATTATGTGGTGGCAGTAGTGGTGCTGCACTTGCAGCTACTCTTAAATTTGTTAAAGATTTTCCTGAAGGAACACGAGTGGTTGTCCTTTTACCTGATGGAATACGAAACTATATGACAAAATTTGTGTCTGATCATTGGATGGAAGCTAGAGGCTTTTTG GAAGTTTCGTGCCAAAATGACGCAAATAAATGGTGGTGGAATATACCGATTTCGCGTTTAGCTTTTAACAAGGTACCTATGTTTAACGATAATCTAACATGTCAAGAAGCTGTCCATACTTTTGAGGAGACTAAACTTCAACAACTAGTCATTAGTAACGACAATAAGCATGTAAATGgtgttattatttttaatacgtTTATGTCAAAATTAGTATCTGGTGCAATACAACTTACAGAATCTATAAAGAAACATATGACAAAACATTTCGTTAAAGTGAAATTATCAGCAAGTCTTGGACAACTGTCACGTATTcttgaaaaagaaaattatgCTATTATCTTAGATGaacaacataataataattttgttgctATCGTAAACCAGTCCCATATATTGAATTTTATCACAAAAAGTAATGGTACAATGAATTCCGAtagttaa
- the Trs33 gene encoding trafficking protein particle complex subunit Trs33, with protein sequence MRQQIVDMKMSFQAVGEADECLFEYLHTEMVNYVLSKTCNKKEKEEELSRLEWMGFSVGYRIIERLTWEWSRFKDELDMIKFICTDFWTSLYHKQIDNLRTNHHGVYILQDNSFRLLDKVGTNGNKQYLQESPRLLAFTCGLLRGSLANLGIISTVNAEISTLPTCKFHVQVQQM encoded by the exons ATGAGGCAACAAATAGTCGATATGAAGATGAGTTTCCAGGCAGTTGGAGAAGCCGACGAATGTCTTTTCGAATATTTACATACAGAAATGGTTAATTATGTTTTGAGTAAAACATGTAACAAAAAG gAAAAGGAAGAAGAACTCAGTCGACTCGAATGGATGGGATTCAGTGTTGGCTATAGAATCATTGAACGATTAACATGGGAATGGAGTAGATTCAAAGATGAGCTGGATATGATAAAATTCATTTGCACAGATTTTTGGACCAGTCTTTACCATAAACAAATTGATAATTTAAGGACTAATCACCATGGTGTATACATATTACAGGACAATTCATTTCGGTTATTGGATAAAGTAGGTACCAATGGCAATAAACAATATCTTCAAGAAAGTCCACGTTTACTAGCATTCACTTGTGGACTTTTACGGGGAAGTTTAGCAAATCTCGGAATAATTAGTACTGTTAATGCTGAAATTTCTACATTACCAACTTGCAAATTTCATGTACAAGTACAGCAAATGTAA
- the LOC117220102 gene encoding uncharacterized protein LOC117220102 has translation MGCNFEFSRGCGTGVAEAIGNWGFSNGISSSGQELKCLRYLSEKMACLKKTQPMMCVKYDCRYDPEAWSVKPSPEECKPAWTVPMKRPLITYSSTAEILLTSNLNSIGTDLLYVIPGRSYVLQGTDKWYRGRPICCPQPICSTPDYSKMCC, from the exons ATGGGGTGCAATTTTGAATTTTCGAGAGGTTGCGGTACGGGGGTAGCGGAAGCTATTGGAAACTGGGGATTTTCGAATGGAATATCAAGTTCTGGCCAAGAACTTAAATGCTTAAGATATCTTTCGGAGAAAATGGCTTGCTT aaaaaagaCGCAACCAATGATGTGTGTAAAGTATGACTGCAGATATGATCCGGAAGCATGGTCAGTAAAACCCAGCCCTGAAGAGTGCAAACCAGCTTGGACGGTTCCTATGAAGAGACCACTGATTACGTATAGCTCTACCGCGGAAATACTTTTAACTTCGAATTTGAATAGTATTGGAACAGATTTATTGTATGTTATACCAGGTCGAAGTTATGTACTACAGGGT ACGGATAAATGGTACCGAGGAAGACCGATTTGCTGTCCACAACCGATCTGTTCAACGCCAGATTATTCTAAAATGTGTTGTTAG
- the LOC117220124 gene encoding uncharacterized protein LOC117220124 yields MSSTETVNPADIICGLKAAVTALECYHHMDLLKQAQEIKRAKPSPPPMFMMIPIEEKTNGNKRSRDKCENNVLIEVPTKSVQPRVEDKGHANHKSKEDCSQLALNLKFPEMRGGILFTRCYCVHRDGLQDSCPLTACLGHQADCNTKPWPTCPPAKFLRCRFPQQFTTENSH; encoded by the exons ATGTCTTCAACTGAAACAGTCAATCCAGCAGATATAATATGTGGATTAAAAGCCGCAGTGACGGCCTTAGAATG TTACCACCACATGGATTTACTAAAACAAGCCCAAGAAATAAAACGGGCAAAGCCATCACCTCCACCTATGTTCATGATGATTCCCATCGAAGAAAAAACTAATGGAAACAAAAGATCACGTGATAAATGTGAGAACAATGTATTAATAGAAGTACCAACGAAAAGTGTGCAACCAAGAGTGGAAGACAAGGGTCATGCAAACCATAAGTCGAAAGAGGACTGTAGCCAGCTG GCACTTAATTTGAAATTTCCTGAAATGAGGGGCGGAATTTTGTTCACTAGATGCTATTGTGTGCATAGAGATGGCCTCCAAGATTCTTGTCCATTGACCGCGTGTCTAGGCCATCAAGCCGATTGCAATACGAAGCCATGGCCAACATGTCCACCGGCGAAGTTTCTTCGGTGTCGATTTCCACAACAGTTTACAACAGAGAATAGCCATTAA
- the LOC117220193 gene encoding uncharacterized protein LOC117220193, with protein MPCDGKNPNCDKRRELLSQLKCLISSMDKKKPCEWDEPFCPPPVVCPVSPCNGLPCCSPVKRCKSYEFRASILYRCECIKRNGLQDRCMMWDCMGRPECMTKLYPVCGPGQYALLKLTDLGDVEVALRKFYCTDKAREAALAAYCRLVCGNGRDLCCDPCPPCPPNPCPPPACCPPPICCPPPACCPPPACCPPPICCPPPACCPPPVCCPPTPCCPPCISCCIPTPSVPPCISYKIAVPCPPPCPPPCTPPCAIPCPPPCPPPCPPPCPPLCPPSCCPPCPPLCPLPCCPPCPPPCPPPCPPPCPPRCPPPCYPLCPPCCIPSCPPPCPPCCTPACPPPCPPLCAPCCPLPCPPPCPPPCPPPCPPCCPAQCPPPCLPCIPYCSPCPPPYVFCDPPCVPC; from the exons ATGCCGTGTGATGGGAAAAACCCGAATTGCGATAAGAGACGGGAATTGTTGTCACAATTAAAATGTTTGATCAGTTCTATGGACAAAAA AAAACCATGCGAATGGGATGAGCCGTTTTGTCCACCTCCCGTTGTCTGTCCCGTTTCACCTTGCAATGGATTACCCTGTTGc AGTCCCGTCAAACGATGCAAAAGCTACGAGTTCCGAGCAAGTATTTTATATAGATGCGAGTGTATTAAGAGGAACGGCTTGCAAGATAGGTGCATGATGTGGGATTGCATGGGGAGACCAGAGTGTATGACGAAATTGTACCCTGTTTGTGGTCCAGGCCAATACGCGTTATTGAAATTAACGGATTTAGGAGATGTTGAAGTTGCTTTAAGGAAATTCTATTGCACCGATAAAGCCCGTGAAGCTGCTTTGGCGGCTTATTGTAGATTAGTTTGTGGCAATGGCAGAGACCTCTGCTGCGACCCGTGTCCGCCATgtcctccaaatccatgcccaccTCCTGCATGTTGTCCACCACCTATATGTTGCCCGCCACCTGCATGTTGCCCGCCGCCTGCATGTTGTCCACCACCTATATGTTGCCCGCCACCTGCATGTTGCCCGCCGCCTGTATGTTGTCCACCAACTCCATGTTGTCCACCTTGTATTTCTTGTTGCATACCAACGCCATCGGTACCGCCTTGTATATCCTATAAAATTGCCGTACCATGTCCTCCACCATGTCCTCCTCCATGTACACCGCCATGTGCTATACCATGTCCTCCACCGTGTCCCCCACCTTGTCCTCCACCATGTCCTCCACTATGTCCCCCATCGTGCTGTCCACCATGTCCTCCATTATGCCCTCTACCCTGCTGCCCACCTTGTCCTCCGCCATGCCCTCCGCCATGTCCTCCACCATGCCCTCCACGATGTCCTCCGCCATGTTATCCACTATGTCCACCATGTTGTATTCCGTCATGTCCTCCACCCTGTCCCCCATGCTGTACCCCAGCATGCCCTCCACCATGCCCTCCACTGTGTGCACCATGCTGTCCTCTACCATGTCCACCGCCATGTCCACCACCATGTCCACCACCATGTCCACCTTGCTGTCCAGCGCAATGCCCGCCTCCATGTCTACCATGTATACCCTATTGTTCGCCGTGTCCCCCACCGTATGTTTTTTGTGATCCCCCATGTGTCCCCTGTTAG